The Trichocoleus desertorum ATA4-8-CV12 genome contains a region encoding:
- a CDS encoding SDR family oxidoreductase, translating into MRILVTGGAGFIGSHLIDRLMTEGHEVLCIDNFYTGHKRNLLKWLNHPYFELIRHDITEPISLEVDQIYHLACPASPVHYQYNPVKTIKTNVMGTLNMLGLAKRVKARFFLASTSEVYGDPEQHPQTEEYRGNVNPIGIRSCYDEGKRVAETLAFDYHRQNDVEIRVARIFNTYGPRMLENDGRVVSNLVVQALRGNPLTVYGDGSQTRSFCYVSDLVDGFIRLMNGEHTGPVNLGNPDEYTILQLAQAVQQMVAPDVAIRYEPLPQDDPRRRKPDITKAKTWLGWQPTVPLQDGLRLTVEDFRTRITSPNPDSNPSVDDVTGSPAMLKTF; encoded by the coding sequence ATGAGAATTTTAGTCACCGGTGGTGCTGGATTTATCGGTTCACATCTGATAGATCGATTGATGACGGAAGGACACGAAGTTCTTTGCATCGATAACTTCTATACCGGACATAAACGGAATCTGTTGAAATGGCTAAATCACCCTTATTTCGAGTTGATTCGCCATGACATCACCGAACCTATCTCCCTAGAAGTAGACCAGATCTATCACCTAGCCTGTCCAGCCTCGCCAGTGCACTATCAGTACAACCCAGTCAAAACCATCAAAACCAATGTGATGGGTACTCTGAATATGCTGGGTTTGGCTAAACGAGTCAAAGCGAGATTCTTCCTCGCTTCTACTTCGGAGGTCTATGGTGATCCAGAGCAGCATCCTCAAACTGAGGAATACCGGGGGAATGTCAACCCGATTGGTATTCGTAGCTGCTATGACGAAGGTAAGCGAGTCGCAGAAACTCTGGCTTTTGATTACCATCGCCAAAATGATGTTGAAATTCGCGTGGCTCGAATCTTCAATACCTACGGCCCCAGAATGCTGGAAAACGACGGTCGGGTTGTGAGCAATCTTGTCGTCCAAGCTTTGCGAGGCAATCCCCTAACTGTCTATGGAGATGGCTCTCAGACCCGAAGCTTTTGCTACGTCTCAGATTTAGTGGATGGGTTTATTCGTTTAATGAACGGTGAGCATACTGGTCCCGTTAATTTGGGGAACCCTGATGAGTACACCATCTTGCAGTTGGCTCAGGCCGTGCAACAAATGGTGGCTCCAGATGTCGCGATTCGGTATGAACCATTACCTCAGGACGATCCTCGTCGTCGTAAGCCTGATATCACTAAAGCTAAAACTTGGCTGGGATGGCAGCCTACCGTTCCCTTGCAGGATGGCTTGCGGTTAACTGTGGAAGATTTTCGGACTCGGATTACCAGTCCAAACCCGGATAGTAATCCGTCCGTCGATGATGTAACTGGTTCTCCTGCCATGTTGAAGACGTTCTAG
- a CDS encoding UDP-glucose/GDP-mannose dehydrogenase family protein, protein MRVCVIGTGYVGLVTGVCLAHIGHDVICVDNNEEKVKLMQAGQSPIFEPGLSDLMQSSIQRGKIQFTTDLDAGVTHGEILFIAVGTPPLPTGESDTRYVEAVARGIGSHLNGGYKVIVNKSTVPIGSGDWVRMIVLDGIAERQKALVGAGGAVTEESLGAQFDVVSNPEFLREGSAVYDTFNPDRIVLGSNSSKAIAMMQELYTPITERQFAEDKSLPPVPVVATDISSAEMVKYASNAFLATKISFINEVANICDRVGADVVQVAKGIGLDSRIGSKFLQAGIGWGGSCFPKDVSALIHTADDYGYEAHLLKAAVSVNQRQRLIALEKLQQVLKILKGKTVGLLGLTFKPDTDDMRDAPALDLIEHLTRLGTKVKAYDPIVSQTGLRHGLSNVLVETDPERLADGCDALVLVTDWQQFRTLDYAKMAKLMNNPVMIDGRNFLEEEILERAGFRYLGVGR, encoded by the coding sequence ATGCGCGTTTGTGTCATTGGTACTGGATACGTTGGCCTAGTAACTGGAGTCTGCTTGGCTCACATTGGACATGATGTGATCTGCGTTGACAACAACGAAGAGAAAGTCAAACTGATGCAGGCTGGTCAATCTCCCATTTTTGAACCAGGGCTGTCAGACTTGATGCAGTCTTCGATTCAGCGTGGAAAGATTCAATTCACCACTGACTTGGATGCGGGTGTTACCCACGGAGAAATCCTCTTCATTGCCGTGGGTACGCCACCGTTGCCTACTGGTGAAAGTGACACTCGCTATGTGGAAGCAGTGGCTCGTGGTATTGGTAGCCATCTCAACGGCGGTTATAAGGTGATTGTGAATAAGTCCACCGTACCCATCGGTTCAGGTGACTGGGTCAGAATGATCGTACTGGATGGCATTGCTGAGCGTCAGAAAGCTTTGGTGGGAGCTGGCGGTGCTGTGACTGAGGAAAGCCTCGGGGCTCAGTTTGATGTGGTCAGCAACCCTGAATTCTTGCGCGAAGGTTCGGCTGTGTACGATACCTTCAATCCCGATCGCATTGTCTTGGGCAGCAACAGCTCTAAGGCGATCGCGATGATGCAGGAGCTCTACACCCCCATTACAGAGCGTCAATTTGCTGAAGACAAGTCTTTGCCCCCAGTGCCAGTGGTTGCTACAGACATCAGCTCGGCAGAGATGGTGAAGTATGCCTCTAACGCTTTTCTAGCTACCAAAATTAGCTTTATCAACGAAGTTGCAAATATTTGCGATCGCGTTGGTGCAGATGTGGTGCAAGTGGCGAAAGGCATTGGTCTGGACTCCCGGATTGGTAGCAAGTTCTTGCAAGCTGGGATTGGCTGGGGTGGTTCCTGCTTCCCCAAAGATGTCTCAGCGCTGATTCATACTGCTGATGACTATGGCTACGAAGCTCACTTGCTCAAGGCTGCGGTTAGCGTCAACCAGCGCCAACGCTTGATTGCCCTGGAAAAATTGCAACAAGTGCTCAAAATTTTGAAGGGCAAAACGGTTGGTTTGTTGGGTCTGACATTCAAGCCCGATACCGACGATATGCGGGATGCGCCTGCTCTAGACTTGATTGAGCACCTAACTCGCTTGGGTACCAAAGTGAAGGCTTACGACCCGATTGTTTCCCAAACTGGTTTGCGTCATGGTCTGTCTAACGTGCTAGTGGAGACTGATCCTGAGCGCTTGGCAGATGGTTGTGATGCGTTGGTGTTGGTGACCGACTGGCAACAGTTCCGCACGCTCGACTATGCCAAGATGGCGAAGTTGATGAACAACCCAGTCATGATTGACGGTCGTAACTTCTTAGAAGAAGAAATCTTGGAGCGGGCTGGTTTCCGCTACCTGGGCGTGGGTAGATAG
- a CDS encoding MBL fold metallo-hydrolase, producing the protein MDGQPPYTLYAFPPNRDTLGGTAYFIVGNDANILIDCPAWNEANLLFLQAQGGVRWLFITHRGGISKHASEIQAALGCEIVVQEQEAYLLPGLNPTQFHETFTFYSEAQALWTPGHSPGSACFYHPAYGGVLFSGRHLIPSAQGEPVPLRIAKTFHWPRQLRSIQQLLEQFTPQTLNFICPGANTGFLRGDRAIAQAYDRLACLDLAAYAQAKPLL; encoded by the coding sequence TTGGATGGACAGCCTCCTTACACCCTGTATGCCTTCCCCCCCAACCGAGATACTTTGGGCGGTACTGCTTATTTTATTGTAGGAAATGATGCCAATATCCTGATCGATTGCCCCGCTTGGAATGAAGCCAATTTATTGTTCTTACAAGCTCAAGGTGGCGTCCGCTGGCTGTTTATCACGCATCGAGGTGGCATCAGCAAGCATGCGAGCGAAATCCAGGCTGCTTTGGGATGCGAAATTGTAGTTCAAGAACAAGAAGCCTATTTGCTGCCAGGCTTAAATCCAACTCAGTTTCATGAAACTTTTACGTTTTATTCAGAGGCTCAAGCTCTTTGGACACCGGGCCACTCTCCCGGCTCTGCCTGCTTTTACCATCCAGCCTATGGTGGGGTGCTGTTCTCTGGGCGGCACTTAATTCCTAGCGCTCAAGGGGAACCTGTCCCGTTACGGATTGCCAAAACTTTCCATTGGCCCCGTCAATTGCGGAGCATTCAACAACTGCTGGAGCAATTTACGCCCCAAACCCTCAATTTTATCTGTCCGGGAGCCAACACGGGTTTTTTGCGAGGCGATCGCGCCATTGCTCAAGCTTATGATCGCTTAGCCTGTCTAGATTTGGCTGCTTACGCTCAAGCCAAGCCCCTGCTTTAA